The proteins below are encoded in one region of Mycteria americana isolate JAX WOST 10 ecotype Jacksonville Zoo and Gardens chromosome 22, USCA_MyAme_1.0, whole genome shotgun sequence:
- the LOC142419937 gene encoding G protein-activated inward rectifier potassium channel 1-like isoform X2: protein MSAVRRKFGDEYQVVGPARSGTRRERQRFVDKNGRCNVQHGNLGGESSRYLSDLFTTLVDLKWRWNLLIFLLTYTVAWLVMASMWWGIAYLRGDLHRAHDDTYTPCVANVYNFPSAFLFFIETEATIGYGHRYITERCPEGIVLFLFQSLLGSIVDAFLIGCMFIKMSQPKKRAETLMFSHAAVVSQRDGKLCLMFRVGNLRNSHMVSAQIRCKLIKITKKRAI, encoded by the coding sequence ATGTCTGCCGTGCGCAGGAAGTTTGGGGACGAGTACCAGGTGGTGGGCCCGGCTCGCAGCGGCACCCGCAGAGAGCGGCAGCGCTTCGTGGACAAGAACGGGCGCTGCAATGTACAACACGGGAACCTGGGCGGTGAGAGCAGCCGCTACCTCTCCGACCTCTTCACCACGCTGGTGGACCTCAAGTGGCGCTGGAACCTGCTCATCTTCCTGCTGACCTACACAGTCGCCTGGCTGGTCATGGCCTCAATGTGGTGGGGCATCGCCTACCTGCGAGGTGACCTGCACCGGGCGCATGATGACACGTACACTCCATGTGTCGCCAACGTGTACAACTTTCCCTCCGCCTTCCTCTTCTTCATAGAGACTGAGGCCACCATTGGCTACGGGCACCGCTACATTACCGAGCGCTGCCCTGAGGGCATCGTGCTCTTCCTCTTCCAGTCGCTGCTGGGCTCCATCGTCGATGCGTTCCTCATTGGCTGCATGTTTATCAAGATGTCCCAGCCCAAGAAGCGAGCTGAGACCCTCATGTTCAGCCATGCCGCAGTCGTCTCGCAGCGGGATGGCAAGCTCTGCCTCATGTTCCGTGTCGGCAACCTCCGCAACAGCCACATGGTGTCTGCCCAGATCCGCTGCAAGCTGATCAAG